The following nucleotide sequence is from Populus trichocarpa isolate Nisqually-1 chromosome 11, P.trichocarpa_v4.1, whole genome shotgun sequence.
AAGTAATAGTAAAGATTTTTCTCTCAGTTTCTCTCTCCGCCGTAcatttcataatcttttcaTACAATTTAATTCTCTGAGGGATGTCGGCACTTGATGACACCCTTCATAATCGTTTCTGCCACTTGATTTGAAGCCTCCAAAAAACATTCCGGCACACTTAACCTCAAGTATAGTGTTCGGAAATGTAgcttatattgttttataaaatatttttaatttagaaatatgttaaaataatatatttttatttttaaaaagatatttttgatatgaatatattaaaataattttaaaaatattaaaaaaatttaaaattttaaaacacaaaaacaaaagaaaaaaatcatactcCCATGGTGGGTCCAAAATTCCGTGCGAGTTACGGACCACGAACCCAATCTTGAGGAACCTAGTAACTCCCATAAGCAGTACCATAATGCCACGTGTCATGGCATGTGTTGCCATGCAACTACTACAAAACCCCATATCTTTGCTCACAAAATATTCAGTCATTTCCAAACTTGGCATATAGTCATATACGTACCTTAGACGGACTTCACTTGCTAATCATGtaagttgttgatttttttaaaatttttacatgtttgtttgtttgtttgtgataTTGCTAGCAattgtttttgagatttttaacgAATTGGTTTTCCTAggattacaaaacaaaatatcaaagtcTAGAGATTTTcttgctggttttttttttttttttggttcactAAGGTTGTATTGTAAGGTGGCTAGTGCCATGTATTTTGATCATTTCTTGGCCGTATTGTCACCATTTCTTACTTCTTTGTTATTCATTCGGGTTAAATTTCTGAGCTTGGTCAATTCGAGCATTTTTTAGAGGCACCCCAGAACATTTTTTTccgtttttttggtttcatggCATGATCAACTTGGAAAGTTTAAAGAAATTAGaagggattttcttttttaactttttggGGTTTGAATTTGCAGAGCAAGGGACGAGAACCATGGCAACCGTGACAGCTTCACATGTTGTGTCAAATAGCTCAAATGTGAGCAGCCATGGATCAGAAACAAAGGCAAGTTTGGGTCAAATTGGCTTAAGGAGCCAAAGCATGACCCACAGTGGTTTAAGGTCACTGAACATGACGGACAAGCTGCAAATGAGGACTCAAGCATTCGCTAGGAAGTCTGTGAAAAAAGCCTATGCCACTTGGAATCACACTTCAGGAAAAATTGTTTGTCTTCAAGGAGGAATGACTGTGGTCTTTGTTGGCATAGAGGTTGCTCCTTGGAGCAAAACTGGTGGTCTTGGTGATGTCATTGGTGGACTTCCTCCAGAAATGGCTGTAAGTATATAGGGTTTCTGATACTTAGTTTCCTCTTTGACAAAATGCCAGGCACGGCTTGGGTTTGAACAATTTTATTGTGCTATTGTTGTTCAGGCAAGAGGCCACCGGGTTATGACAATCTCTCCCCGATTTGACCAGTACAGAGATGCATGGGACACTTGTCTATCGGCTCAGGTAATTTGTCATAGTTTCGCTATGTTTAAGAGCTTCATCTTTACTTTGTGTCTGTGCCTGTTTCCTTGCCTGTGAAGATGGTAATGTTTGAGGTTGTTTACTCAAATGATGAACTTCTCATGTACAGATAAAGGTTGGAGACAGAATTGAAACTGTTCGTTACTTCCACTGCTACAAGCGTGGAGTTGATCGTGTGTTCGTGGATCATCCAATGTTCCTAGAGAAGGTTCAAAATTTTGCTGATTACTGATTCTGATGTCTAAGAATGTAGTTCTTGCAAATTCAGTTCAGATTACAAGAATAGGCTGTCTTTTTTGTTGTATGCGCTGTTTCTGATTCTAAAGTAACTGGACGTTTAAGGTATGGGGCAAAACTGGATCCAAAATCTATGGTCCTACAGCTGGAGAGGATTACCAGGATAATCAACTGCGGTTTAGCTTGTTCTGCCTGGTAAATATAATTTCCATCCCTTCTAATTTCCTATGCATTAATTTTCCAATTGTTCTTCATGCAAAAAGAATGGATAAAAGGGCAGGCATTCAGTTATCTAACTCAAAATCATTGCACCGGGAGAAAATATCACGACTTCAAAACTGGTGAAtacataaattgtttttcatgtgcATCCTGTAGTTCGTATGCAGCTCAGTTAAAATGTTTAGTGACTTGCATTACAAATATAAACCAGCACCAAATCTTGCATGGCCTCACTTGTTAAGCTGTGTGGTAAGCTAGAAGCTGCATCATGGGTAGACATAATCAAAGCATGTGTCTTTTAGTATAAACTTTCACGCAAGTAGACCTGACTGCTTGCAAGTTCACTTATTCTACAAAATGATTAACAATGAGTTAAGAGAAATTTCAGAAcatattcatgttattttccATCCGCTAATGGTAGTTGATCAGCATCGGTGTTCCGATAATTGCTGGTATAGTGGATAGGCAAGTCAATAGTAAATggattcttttgattgcttttcAGGCTGCTCTTGAAGCACCAAGGGTTCTGAGCTTGAACAGCAGCAAGCATTTTTCTGGACCATATGGTGTGTGCCTCTTTACAAAAATGTGAGACTTAATTTTCCTATGAAGAAATTTCTCCAATGATGTTATTTTCTCAATCAATGCAGGTGAGGATGTTGTCTTTGTTGCCAATGATTGGCACACAGCTCTCCTCCCATGTTACTTAAAATCAATGTACCAATCCAGGGGACTTTTCATGAATGCGAAGGTAATTTACCCGTTGAATTGAGACCTTCAGAGATATGCTTAGCTTGGATGTCCGATTGCACAGTTGCTGACATTGCTGTTGTTAATTCAATCATGACAGGTTGCCTTTTGCATCCATAACATTGCTTACCAGGGCCGATTTGCCTTCTCAGATTTCTCACTCCTCAATTTGCCAGATAGGTTCAAGAGCTCTTTTGACTTCATGGACTTGTGAGGATTTTGTTTTAGAAGCTGATGCTTTCAGATGACTAGAACCATAGTTTTATACAGGTTTGTGTGTCTCCTCCCTTTCCAAATACTGAGGGATTTTAATTGGGCAGGTATGACAAGCCTGTGAAGGGAAGGAAACTCAATTGGTTGAAGGCTGGTATATTGGAAGCCCAAATGGTTTTTACTGTGAGCCCTTACTATGCCCAGGAACTTGTTTCTGGAATTGAAAAGGGTATGGAATTGGATCACTGCATCCGTAAAACTGGCATTACTGGTATCATAAATGGTATGGATGTTCAAGAATGGAATCCTGCAACAGATAAATACACTAGCATCAAATATGATATCACAACTGTAAGTGCTTTATAACGGTTTTTAGCACCAAAGAATGCAAATCTGAAAGATAAAGACGGTGATTTgcggggttttttttattcaggtCTCCTATGCAAAGCCATTGTTGAAGGAAGCACTTCAAGCAGAAGTTGGATTGCCTGTTGACGGAGATATTCCTGTAATAGGCTTCATTGGTAGACTGGAAGAGCAAAAAGGTTCAGATATTCTTGCTTCTGCCATTCCAATGCTGGTTAAATATAATGTGCAGATAATAGTCCTTGTAAGTGTCAAAGTTCAACATTTTTTACTCCTATGTTATGCTGCTGTGATGCCAAAATGTTTGAGTTTAATGACGGGATCTGTTGTTTCCTTCAGGGAACTGGcaaaaaatacatggaaaagCAGATTGCCGAGCTCGAGAAAAAGTACCCTGACAAGGTCAGAGGAGTGGCATTGTTTAATGTCCCCTTGGCCCATATGATCATCGCTGGTGCTGACTTTATGATAATCCCCAGTAGATTTGAACCATGTGGCCTAATTCAGTTGCATGCTATGCGATATGGAACGGTATTGCCTTAAACATCTTCTTCTCTTTACGTAGCTACTATCTTAATTCACTCTACAACTTTAGCTTGTCTCGAATCTTCTAGCCAGTTGCTCTAGTCTTCTAGTGAAGGATGACAGTAATAACCGCTAAACTTTGCTGCAGGTGTGCATCGTTGCCTCCACTGGTGGACTTGTTGACACTGTCAAGGAGGGTTACACAGGATTCCACATGGGAGCCTTCAGTGTTGAGGTAAAAGCAAAGTGGCAAttactttcttgatttttctgtttcctCTACCCTTGATTctaaaacaagatattttgCAGTGTGATGCAGTTGATCCAGCAGATGTAGCTGCAGTAGTTAAGACTGTCGTAAGAGCTCTAGCAGTCTACGGCACTGCTGCCTTCAGAGAAATGATAAAGAATTGCATGTCCCAAGATCTTTCATGGAAGGTTAGTGACTAATGAGGATAGGGAGCTCCGTCTTTCctgaaacaatttttatttcctGGGATCAAAAAAacgaaaaatgaattttggtttgATATATGCAGGGACCAGCCAGGCTGTGGGAGAAGATGCTGTTAAGCCTAAATGTTGCTGGGAGTGAAGCTGGCTCCGAAGGAGACGAGATTGCTCCACTTGCCAAGGAAAACGTTGCCACTCCTTGATCAACAGAGATAATATTTAATGGTTTCTATGGACTACATAAATGAATCACGATAAAGTCATACAATCTACTACACACTAACAGAGCTTGCTGGGATTCGAAGCTGTTTGGCAATCGTTGGCGTTTTGGAAGGCTGAATGGTGTTTGTGTCTCTGTAAAGAGAAGTCATAACTAAAATGTAAAGCTGGTTTGAGAAATCAGAAAAAGATTCCTCAGTTTTCCATGCTTTATGTGGCTAAATAAAGACTTCTTCTGATAAAGGTGCTTTCGTGTTGTGGATAGATCGATGCTGTCCACCACAGATGTCAGCTTGTAGATCTTTAGAAGTCTCTGTGAATTCAGTGCTTTAGTACTATAGCTAAACGTAGTTCTTCGTGTACAGAATTCTCTTTCTGAATGTATTGCAGAGTTCTGGATGAGCTGCAGAAAAAACCCTGGACTTGGCATgtgaatgcaaataaaattttgcaGATAAATTATCCACTAATTCAACACAAGAACATGGCCTCTCAGCAAAATTTGGCAAACAAGCCACACACTTCCATTAAACAATCGAATATTCAGTCTGGTTAGGAGAgttttatttggtttatatttttccTACTTAGATTTAAACTCTTTTATAAACAACTTCATGTATTATAACTTCatgtattattttatgaatagaGATTGAGGTTAATACTATTGACTTCAGAAATTTTTTCAGAACATATAGTTCAGGATTTTC
It contains:
- the LOC7455034 gene encoding granule-bound starch synthase 1, chloroplastic/amyloplastic encodes the protein MATVTASHVVSNSSNVSSHGSETKASLGQIGLRSQSMTHSGLRSLNMTDKLQMRTQAFARKSVKKAYATWNHTSGKIVCLQGGMTVVFVGIEVAPWSKTGGLGDVIGGLPPEMAARGHRVMTISPRFDQYRDAWDTCLSAQIKVGDRIETVRYFHCYKRGVDRVFVDHPMFLEKVWGKTGSKIYGPTAGEDYQDNQLRFSLFCLAALEAPRVLSLNSSKHFSGPYGEDVVFVANDWHTALLPCYLKSMYQSRGLFMNAKVAFCIHNIAYQGRFAFSDFSLLNLPDRFKSSFDFMDLYDKPVKGRKLNWLKAGILEAQMVFTVSPYYAQELVSGIEKGMELDHCIRKTGITGIINGMDVQEWNPATDKYTSIKYDITTVSYAKPLLKEALQAEVGLPVDGDIPVIGFIGRLEEQKGSDILASAIPMLVKYNVQIIVLGTGKKYMEKQIAELEKKYPDKVRGVALFNVPLAHMIIAGADFMIIPSRFEPCGLIQLHAMRYGTVCIVASTGGLVDTVKEGYTGFHMGAFSVECDAVDPADVAAVVKTVVRALAVYGTAAFREMIKNCMSQDLSWKGPARLWEKMLLSLNVAGSEAGSEGDEIAPLAKENVATP